One genomic window of Anabaena sphaerica FACHB-251 includes the following:
- a CDS encoding MlaD family protein, whose amino-acid sequence MRGLISGFTSTRTFREGSVGLLILLGLGAFGVILLWLNRITPGRSSYKALVEFANAGGMQKGAPVRYRGVKVGSISNIKPGVNAVDVEIEINDPNLLIPADSKIEANQSGLISESIIDITPKNPLPTGADIAKPLDKDCNPSLIICNESRKLQGQIGISVDELIRQSSNFAAQYSNEEFYQNVNRLLVTSADAATSVAKLSREMQTVSKSFQGQLGTFSNTAVTIQRATNELTTTTTKTANQLGETASDFSTTAKQASRLLNNLDELLTTNRSALVGTLNNITQTSNQLRQTVSSLSPAVNRLTEGELLKNLELLSANAAEASTNLKDASKTLNDPKNIVLLQQTLDAARVTFENTQKITSDLDELTGDPKFRQNLLQLVNGLSKLVSSTQDMQQQTKVAVTLDSLKASVNQPKVITPTPPRKAQAFVTPSTVVTPTPQVKAIVEKSQKVVTPVPEVKAIVDEPKVITPTPTLKADVEQTKVTTPTPNPKEFVIIEPDLVPALVPPTPSPQEDAGEQGSRGAGE is encoded by the coding sequence ATGCGAGGTCTAATCAGCGGCTTCACGTCTACACGAACTTTTAGAGAAGGCTCGGTGGGATTGTTAATCTTACTGGGTTTAGGAGCATTTGGGGTAATTCTTCTGTGGTTAAATAGAATCACTCCCGGACGCAGTTCTTATAAAGCTTTAGTGGAATTTGCTAACGCTGGGGGAATGCAAAAGGGCGCACCTGTTCGTTATCGTGGTGTGAAAGTGGGTAGTATTTCCAATATTAAACCGGGAGTAAATGCCGTTGATGTGGAAATTGAAATCAATGATCCTAATTTGCTCATTCCTGCTGATTCTAAGATAGAAGCCAATCAAAGTGGATTGATCAGCGAAAGTATTATTGATATCACCCCAAAAAACCCCCTACCGACTGGGGCTGATATTGCTAAACCTTTAGACAAAGATTGTAATCCCAGTCTGATTATTTGTAACGAATCTCGTAAGTTACAAGGTCAGATTGGTATCAGCGTTGATGAATTAATTCGCCAATCATCTAATTTTGCTGCTCAATATAGTAATGAGGAATTTTATCAAAACGTGAATCGACTTTTAGTAACCTCTGCCGATGCGGCTACAAGTGTCGCTAAACTGAGTCGAGAAATGCAAACTGTCAGCAAAAGTTTTCAAGGACAATTAGGGACTTTTTCTAATACTGCTGTCACAATACAACGAGCAACAAATGAACTTACCACTACAACGACGAAAACCGCAAATCAATTAGGTGAAACAGCCAGCGATTTTAGTACAACTGCAAAACAAGCAAGTCGGTTGTTAAATAATCTAGATGAGTTATTAACCACAAATCGTTCTGCTTTAGTCGGTACTTTAAATAATATTACTCAGACAAGTAACCAACTGCGTCAAACAGTCAGCAGTTTATCACCTGCGGTTAATCGCTTAACTGAAGGAGAATTATTGAAAAATTTAGAACTTCTCTCTGCTAACGCTGCTGAAGCTTCAACTAATTTAAAGGATGCTTCTAAAACTTTAAATGATCCTAAAAATATCGTTCTACTTCAACAAACCTTAGATGCAGCTAGGGTGACATTTGAAAATACACAAAAAATTACATCTGATTTAGATGAATTGACAGGCGATCCCAAATTCCGCCAAAATCTTCTGCAATTGGTAAATGGTCTGAGTAAATTGGTGTCTTCTACACAAGATATGCAGCAGCAAACAAAAGTGGCTGTCACCTTAGACTCACTCAAAGCATCTGTCAATCAGCCAAAAGTTATAACACCCACTCCACCCCGGAAAGCTCAAGCTTTTGTAACTCCATCAACAGTCGTCACTCCTACCCCACAAGTAAAAGCAATTGTAGAAAAATCTCAAAAAGTTGTAACACCCGTTCCCGAAGTAAAAGCCATTGTTGATGAACCCAAAGTTATAACACCTACCCCAACCCTGAAAGCTGATGTAGAACAAACCAAAGTTACAACACCTACCCCAAACCCAAAAGAATTTGTAATCATTGAACCAGATTTAGTGCCAGCTTTAGTACCTCCTACACCATCCCCCCAGGAAGATGCAGGGGAGCAGGGGAGCAGGGGAGCAGGGGAGTAG
- a CDS encoding DUF3288 family protein, translating to MTEYSASKDQQHPLYNRDRPLINSLLAQEPTDYNLAELARLKIRYQGFPGARDIQNDLDKVLQRWGLTEEELLIKTRQLHDVGGIYKSRGKKEEQDWN from the coding sequence ATGACAGAATATTCAGCAAGTAAAGACCAACAGCATCCCCTTTACAATCGTGATCGTCCCCTTATTAATAGTTTACTCGCTCAGGAGCCAACAGATTACAATTTGGCCGAATTAGCTAGGCTGAAAATTCGCTATCAAGGCTTTCCAGGCGCACGGGACATTCAAAACGACTTAGATAAAGTTTTGCAACGTTGGGGTTTAACCGAAGAAGAACTTTTGATCAAAACCCGCCAACTCCATGACGTTGGAGGCATTTATAAAAGTCGGGGCAAAAAAGAAGAACAGGATTGGAATTAG